CGTGGTGCCCACATCCTCTCGGGCCAGGATGAGGGGGTGTTTGGTTGGGTGACCGCCAACTACCTGCTGGAGAACTTCATCAAGGTGGGCCTGATGGCCAGCCCAGTGAGCCAGGGGGCGTGGGGCCCACCTGCTGGCTGACCCCAACCTCTGCTCCCCACAGTATGGCTGGGTGGGCCAGTGGTTCCGGCCGAGGAAGGGAACGCTGGGGGCCATGGACCTGGGGGGCGCCTCCACTCAGATCACCTTCGAGACGGCCAGCCCGGCGGAGGACCCAGCCAACGAGGTCCAGCTCTGGCTCTACGGACAGCCGTACCGCGTCTACACGCACAGCTTCCTCTGCTATGGCCGGGACCAGGTTCTCTTGAGGCTGCTGGCCAGTGCACTGCAGGTGCCccatgcccccccacccacccgcaCCACTGTGCCCTCCTGGAAGGAGGGGCGAGAAGAGATGGGAGCCAGGGGTCCAGAGCCTGGCCTGAGGGGCTTGCTCTAGGCAGCAGAAGCCAAAGCCGGGCTTTCCCCAGCTGGCAGGACAGATGCAGAGGCGTCTCCCAGTCACAAATGCCAAGCGGTGGGGGTGGGTCTGGACGTTGCctggctggggaggaaggagggccaGGGCTGGGTCTCCAAAGGCCTGGAGTGcctggccgggggtggggggggtgcggggaCGAGCTGTCCAGCAGACACGGGGCGTCATGGAGTGCACCTGAGCACAGAAGCGATGTTGCCCAAGTGGGACTTATGGGAAACTCACCAGGCAGGTCCTAGAGGGAGGCTCTGTGAAGAGTCTGGGctgagggcagcaggcagagcctGGCGAAGGGGTGATGCACGCCGCACCTTGCATTCCCCCCAGACCCATGGCTTCCACCCTTGCTGGCCAAGGGGCTACTCCACCCAAGTGCTGCCTCAGGACGTGTACGAGTCTCCGTGCGTGGCgtcccagcagccccaggcctTCAACAGCAGCGCCAGGGTCAGCCTGTCTGGGACCAGCGACCCTGCCCTCTGCCGCAGCCTTGTCGCGCGACTCTTCAATTTCTCCTCCTGCCGCTTCTCCCGATGTTCCTTCAACGGCATCTTCCAGCCCCCTGTGGCTGGGAAATTCATCGtgagtgcaggggaggggcatggggctGGTGCCCTGTAGCGTGTGGGGCCTGTTCTCGGGGTGACCATACCCCCCTTGCAggccttctctgccttcttctacACCATGGACTTCATGAGGACGGTGATGGGGCTCTCTGCGGCCACCGTGCAGCAGCTGGAGGCCGCGGCGGTCACAGTGTGCAAGCAGACGTGGAGGGAGGTGAACTTCCTTCCCGCCGCTCCAGGGCTGGGCGAGAGGGCCCGGCCGGCCGGCAGCGGGCCTCCCTGACCCAGAtctggaggacagagggaaggcCCTGCAGTGGCAGGGCCCAGCGAGTGAAGTGGGTTGGGGACCGGCTGTAGCAGGCAGGACAGCCAGAGCTCAGGGGTAGGGGAGCCAGGCTCTGAAGACGGCTTCCAGGTTTCCGGCTTCTGCCGCTGGTCAGACGCGTGTTGAGTGAAGGAGGTGGCGTTTTCATAGGTGGAGCGTGGGGTGCCAAACCTGGGGAGAAACAGCGTCTCAGGGCTCTGGAGGTGACAGAGGCCCCATCCCATCTTCTCTGTGTCTAGTCTCGGGCACACCTGGagggtggggaagtgggggagcAAAAGCCTCGCCCAAGGTCCATGCTGAaggcctgctgcttctcctgggcCCCTGACCTCGCACTAAGGTTGCTGCCAGCCTGCTGCTCCCGGGGTGGCCATCCCTGCTGTCCCATCGAGGGCCCCCTCCAAAGCAGGGGCAGCCCACAGCCGTCCAAAAGTCATATTGTTGGTCCTGGAGGGGACCATCCTGCCTGGGGGTGGAGACCCCTTTGGCCGCTGAGCCATCTCCGGCCCCTCCTTGCCCATGGGTGTGTGCTGGGGTCAGCAGATATAGCACGCCGCTGCCGGCCACCCCTCCTCGTGGGCCAAGACCTCCAGTGGGTCGCCGGCCCAACGGTATCCCCCATGCGTCCCAGCTGCAGGCTCGAGCCCCGGGACAGCAAGCCCACCTGCCTCACTACTGCGCTGGGGCCATGTTCATGCAGCAGCTGCTGAGCCGCGGCTACGGCTTCCACGAGCGCACCTTTGGAGGGGTGACCTTCCAGAAGAAGGTGGGGGCCGGTGGTCCTGGGGCGCGGAGGGGCGGTCCCCACCCCGGACCGCACGGAGGCTGAGGCCATGCCCCTCGCCCGCAGGCCGGGGATGCCACAGTGGGCTGGGCGCTCGGCTACATGCTGAACCTGACCAACATGATCCCCGCCGAGCCGCCGGTGCTGCGCAAGGGCACAGACTTCGGGGCCTGGGTCGTCCTGGTCCTGCTCTCCGCCGTCCTGCTTCTGGCCGCGACCGTCCTGCTGCTGCGCGGGGCGTGCGCGGCCAAGGCGTCCAGCGCCATCTaggggcgggctgggggcggcggccctcagggacacccccccccccatcctaaCCCCATCGCTGCCCAGACCCAGACGGGGGACGCTGGCTTATTCGCCCACAGGGAACGGGGTCCAGACCCTGCCTGCCCGCTTCAGCCCCCTCCAGCCTGCGGGGTCCCCTGGGCCTCctcttcctgggggtgggggattcaGACACCCCGCAGCCCTCAGCCGGCGACCCCGGGGCTGGGTGTGCAGAGAGTGGAGTTCGGGCGCTTGGAGCAGCCTCTCCCCAAGTCTGACTGTGTatgagggggagggtcagagccCACTGGCTGGGAATGCAGCACCTACTTGTgaaaattttgtaataaaaacttCTTTCCAGAGTCCTGGAGAGGACATCCGTAGGGTGGGGTCTCCTTGCCGCTGCCCGCCCTCTTCCCCACAGCTGTGCTGGCCAGGAAGACCAGCTGCTAGTCCCAAGGGTGGCTCCAGgctcttcctgctttcttccttcgTGGGTGCAGGCACAGAGCCGTGGGAACCCTGCTCCCTGGCTCCACAGCTGCACCCGGAGCAGCCAGGGGCCACCCGCCAAGAGAAAGTCCCCAAGTCCCTTGGGTCTCATCCAGCCAGCAAGGCCCCCACGGCTCCTCCAGGTCTGTGAGGACGGGCCCTGGCCTGGGACTGgcttggggtgagggtggggaggtggaggcgGTGGAAAGGGGCGGGACTGGCCGCTCTGTgctggaaggggcgggggggggggggggggggggggctccgcCAGAAGTGGTGCTGGGGCGAGTTGAGATGAGGgccaggaggaaggcagggcccCATCGCTCAGGTGGCAGCGCGTTGTGGGGAGGCTGGCTGCAAAGCCCAGGTGCCGCGGCGCCGGGACACACCTCCCTTCCTGCCTGGTGCCCTCTTCAGCACCCAGGGGAGGTACCagccccccatctccccacctccggGGCTCCTGCGGCCTCCTCCTGTGAGCACTGGTTTATCCTGGGTGGGGAGGCTAGCTTTGGGCTGCTCTCCTGCCCCCAACCTTTCCAGAAACTGAGCACAGACACTGCTTCTGTCTGGTCAGTGGCCCGGGGGGAGAATGGCTGTGCTTGTGCTCGCATGCCTGGGTTCTGCAGGGTTTCGGGGTGTCGAACGTCCAGAACCTGGAGGCAGCCAGCCCTCTCTTTGGAGCTCTGAGGCACAGCTGGCTGAGGGGAAGCATCCAGTGGCGGGGCTCACCCCTGTCCTCTCAGTGCAGTGAGTCAGAGGGTGGTTTCccaggtggggtgggtgggagtccTCTCTGGGGGCAGCAGGTGCCACGCCAGCTGCTCTTTGTCGCAGGGCCTCAGGGAGCTGAAGGCTGTCACCTAGGGACCGTGGACAGCTCCCAGCTGTCCCTCATCAGGCGCTCCGGGTCCCTCTTGCCCCCTGGTGGCCTCACTGAGACCAGCCGCCCCATTCCAAGCACCGCGGTCACCAACACCGGCCCCGTTCTGGGCGTGTGCTTGCTTTTATCACGCGTCTCCGAGGGCCCAGGTGCGTCTTTGCACGCACCTTTCTATCTGCGGGCGCCTGGCGTCCCCCTGTTCCCGGGGCTCGGGCCTGCAGGCCCAGGCAGGTCCCCGTGCTCCAGCCGCGTGGAGGTTGGGCGTTGGATGGGAATCGGCGACAGAGAGGGGACCCGCGGGAAATGCATCCTGGGGAAGCCCACCCCAGGCCCACCGGGTATGCAGAGGACAGAGAAGACCCCCGGCCGCGGAGGCCGCCGAAGCCGAGGCGCCCCGAGGGCGGGAGGGAGGCGGAATCCGAGTCggaggaagggggcgggggcGCAGCCCGGAggcgccgccccgcccccacagACGGAGCGCGCAGGCGCAGTCCCCGCGAGCCGCCCGCCGCCGCGCCTCGGTCCCGGATCCTTTGCCGCAGCgtcagcgccgccgccgccgccgcctccgccccctcgtccgccgccgccgccgcctccgccgcccgCGCCTCCCCGACGCGGCGCCCGCAGCCCGCGCCGAGCCCCGGGCCGCGCGGTGCCATGCAGCCCCGGCGGCGGCACTGAAGGATGGCGACACCCGTCCCTCCGCCCTCGCCGCGACACCTGCGGCTGCTGCGGCTGCTGCTCTCCGGCCTCGTCCTCGGCGCGGCCCTGCGCGGTGCCTCGGCCGCCCGCCCGGGTGAGCGAGTGCGGCCGGCGCAGGCCGCGGGGCGCCCCGGGGCCCGGGACCGCCGGGCCGCGCGGCGCCgtcgcccgccccgccgccgccccggccGCAGGCCCCGCCTCGCCCGGGATGGGGTAAACAGGCCCGGCCTGGAGGGCTCCGCCGGCCACCGGAGGGCTCCGCCGGCGAGGGCTGCTCCTGGGCTCCCGGCGGCGACCCCGAAGTTCACGCGCGTCCTGTCTTGGTCTCTGCAGACGTGGGCTTGCGCTGTGTGTCTGTCTGGGGAGGGGGTCGCCGCGGGGAGTCGGTCCTGGGCGCGTCTCTGCGTGGGCGCTTCTTGGGCTTCGCGGGTGCGGGCCCGGCCCTGGGAGCCTGCCGGCCGCGCCGCTGGTGTCTGCCCTGGGGTCGGGGTCGCGGCACCGGGCTGCCTGTCCCCATGCCTCAGGTGGTGTTGGGCGCGAACCTTGTTTTGCTGCCCTGAGGGTCTGAATTGTCCCAGGCCTGGGGGCCTGATGGGGCTTCAGTGGAGGCAGGAGGTGCTGCCCTCCAGTTCCCTCTTCTGCACTGGGGGCAGACCTTGaggggcccagggtcctgggagaccCGCCCTGCTTCCCAGAGGGGCACTGAGGCTCCAGGCCAGAAGGTCTGCAGGAACCCAGAGTCCCAACTGCACCCCCACCCAAGGGCTGAACTGGGAGACTGCTCATTCACTTCTGGCAGGGCCCTAGGAGAGGGCCTATTcttagcccattttacagatgagaaaacaggtaCCAAGAAGTGATGCAGTGGGATGCCAACCTGGGCCTTGTGGTTCTGTGTGTGTGGTCTCCTCCTGGCCACAGCACCCCCGCACGGGAGACTGGAGTGTGGCTGACCGAGGAAAATGGAGGCTGCCTGCAGAGAACCTGGCTCCGGGGCACGCAGGGTGGGGCCTCTGGAGGAAAGGCAGAGCAGCCTTGGGCTGAGCGTGGGGGTGGCCAGGTGCCCAGGTGCCCTCCCCGCTGCTCATTAGCATTATAGACTCTCCCAGATGCGGGGTGTGGTGCCAGCCACTCTCCGGCTGCCACTGTTCTGGGATCTCTTCCTGCACCCCGAGGCTGGAGTGGCTCTCTCCGCAGACTAGCCAGGCAGCACCCCTGTCTTTctaggctgggggcgggggagtgtAGGGAGGCCTCTGGAACCCAGAACCTGGAACCAACTTGGTGCTTTAGGTGCCAACCCCTGGCCTGCGCACTCTGGGTTCTCAGCACCTTGAGCGGGGACTGCCTGACTCCCCAAGCACCCTGGCTCGTGGATGGGGTCCAGACTGATCTGCTGGCCTAGGCTGAACGGCTAAGTAGCCCACTAGCCCCGCTCTCTGATGCTGCCGTCTGTTGACCCAGGTAGTACAGGGTGGGGGTCCCCTGGACGGGAGCCCGCCAGCTGCTGCCTGCTTCCAGGGCTGCCGGAGTTTCCTGCCTACAGCTAGGAGGCTGGGAGTGTCAGGTTACCAAGGAAACCAAGGCAGGCCAGCCAAGGTCTGGAGAAGGACAGAGCCAGCACTCCCTGATACCCCACGTACCTTGGGCCCAGTGGCCCTCCTGCAGGGCGGGCTGAGGCTATGCTGAGAGGAATAGTCCTGGGTCTCCGGAGacaccccagcccagcctccccaaCCAGGACTGACAGTCCTGCTTGGTGTCTTCCTAGATTCTCTGGCTCTGCTGCCCTGACACTGGGACCAGTGTTCCAGCCTCAGGGCATTCCCTAGCTTGGAGGCAGCTCACCTTCTGTATcccagaagggaaactgaggcatagagggCTATTGTTTTCCATCCCTCAGCACTGGGATGAGAACCATTGGCCATCTATACAGGACACCACAGTTTGGGCCCAAAGTCAGGGACCCCCCCATCCCCGGCAGCATGACTGCGGGAGTGACCCTGGCCTGGTTTTTGTATCTCAGCCAGGTGAGATGTGCCGACCCCATCCTTGGTCTCCCCAAACCAGCAGCTTCTCTGTGCTCCGGAGGCCAGACACAGGAAGGAGGGCCTGTCTTCCCTTGTTCGGGCCACCTTCCAGCTCTGCTGTAGGGAGTGGGGAGACAGGATGGGACTTGCAGGGCGGCCCCGAGGTGGTGGGAAAGCTGGGTGGACAGCGTCTGCGGCTCCCCCGGAGGCAGAAAGAGACCCGGGCCCCGCCTTCTAGGGCTCCCAGCCTGGACGGAGGGCACGTTGAGACGGGAGGCAGGACCTCCCGGGCTGCCTGGCCCTGGACAGGACCGCTTCCGCACCGGGCTGGCTCAGGCCTGGAGAGTGGACTCTTGggagtgggtggggcaggggagttCCGATAAGTGTGGGGACTGCTTGTCTTCCTGGTCCTGGTCTCTGGCTGTCGGGAGGAAGGGCCTGCCCAGAACAATGGCCGGAGCCGGGCCAGACTGGGTCagctctggggggaggggctgccaggCAGGACAGCCTCTGCCAGGGCTGGGCCAAGCAGGGCGGTGATCTGGCTCTGCCTTTTGCTTCCTTTCTAGATGCAGCTGCCTGTCCTGGGAGCCTGGACTGCGCCCTGAGGAGGCGGGCGCGGTGCCCCCCCGGTGCGCATGTCTGTGGGCCCTGCCTTCAGCCCTTCCAGGAAGACCCGCAGGGACGCTGTGTGCCCAGGACACACCGGCTTGTGGGTATGGGAGAGAAAGAtgtgcttccccctcccctgccctgatTCGGTTGTCACTCAGCCTCAGACCCCGAGTTTTGTTGGTGTGTGGAGCCCTTTATGTCTCCGAGGGGCCCAGGGATCTTTCCGGATAGCAcaagcccagagcctggcagctGGCCGAGGCGTGGGGCAGTTAGCCCCTATCAGGGCAAGGGGCGTTTGGCGTGAGATGCTGGGGTGAtcgcaggagagggagaatcagagtcccccatcccccccgccccgggctacCCTGGCTCCCTGCCCCATGTGTACTTCTCCACGGCTTCCTCACACTGTGCAATCCATGGGCCTTCCCTGCCAGCCTGAGCCCAGAAGGTCTGCACGGTCAGCTCCTCAGTGAGTTCAGGTGGGATGGGGCATTACAGAGAGAAGTCGGCTGGGGCAGGAGGACCTTCCCGGAGGAGGAATGCGTTCCTGGCAGGAGGCGGGCTGGGGAAGGAGACCCTGCGGGCCTGCTTCAGAAGGCGGCAGGCGCTCTGCTCTTTCCCTGCTGTGTAGAGTGTGTCCTTGGAGCCGCTGTCTGGACTGTGGGGCTGGGACCGGGGAGCGGGGGGCCCAGCCACCAGCCCATCCCGATATCTGCCCTCAGTTCCTACCCATTAACTGGTGGGGACGGGGACAGAATGGggcttcttccctcttcttaaaGACTCGCTGCCTGTCTTGGCCGAGAAGGGGTGGGGTGATGCGTGGGTAACAAGCGGGGTGAGGGCAGCCCTCTGGCCTCGGTGCATTCCCTGACACCTCCGCTCCCTTGCCCCGGCTCCCACTTGCCTGGGAAAGCTGCTGCGCACATGGGCTGCCTTCAGCGGTCACCAAGGCAACTCGGGATGGCCAGGATTGCAGGCTGGTACCTAGTCCCCTGGCCGCCACCCGTGCCTGGGAGGaacctgggaggaggaggaggtctggGCCCGGGGTCTGGCGCCTGGATGCACCCCCGCTCCTCTGGAGGGCTGCCCAcagctggggtggctgggttggggttgggggccTCTCCACCTGCCTGATGGGCCCTCACCGTCTCCAGGGGAGAGCCTGCCCAGGCCCAGACTGGAAGATGAGATTGACTTCCTGGCCCACGAGCTGGCCCGGCAGGAGCCACGGCACTCCATGCTCACCGCTCAGCCCCAGCCTGAAGCTGGACAGCGGCCGCTGGAGCCGGGTGAGACCCAGCccattcccacccctccccccccacacccggCGGGGGCCTGACCCCTGGCCGATCCTAGTGTTCTAacctgccttctctctgcagcGGCCACCCTGGGGCTCTCAGAGCGCCGCCAGGGCCCTGACCTGGGCCCCCCCTCCACTCGAGGAGCCCCCGCACCCACGCCCCACACCTCCTTGGGCTCCCCTGTGTCCTCTGTGCCCGTGCACGTGGCCCCCTTGGAGCCCCGGGGCGGGCGCAGTGACGGACTCGCCCTCGGTAGGTCTGGAGGGTCCGTAGGTCTCTgggtgggcaggaggcagggcccCGCCCAGAAGGCCGCCCTCAccgcgccccctccccacagTGCTCGTCGTGGCGTGCTCGGTAGCCGGCGCGGCCGCCCTGGCCCTGGCCGCCCTGTGCTGGTGCAGGTGAGCGCGGGGTGCGCCCGGCCGTGGGCGGCGGCGGGTGGCGGCGGGCGGCCGCTCCGCGGGTCTCAGGCTCCGCTCCCCGCAGGCTGCAGCGAGACGTCCGCCTGACCCAGAAGGCCGACTACGCGGCCCCGCAGGCGCCCGGCTCCCCCGCAGCGCCCGGGATCTCGGTGCgtggccccgccccggccccgcccctccggccCCCGCCTCCGCGGCCTGACCCCCGCCGCCCTCTCCCCGCGCAGCCCGGCGACCAGAGGCTCGCGCAGAGCGCCGAGATGTACCACTACCAGCACCAGAGGCAGCAGATGCGGTGCCTGGAGCGGTGAGAGGCCCCCACCCCGTCGCCCCGGCACCCGGGCCCCCACCTGCGCCGCCCCGGCTCCGGCCGAGGGGCGCCGAGCCCCCCGGGGAGGTCTGGGCCCCTGGCGCCCGGAGGGTGTGGGAGGCCCTAGCGATCCCGCCCCCTACCCAGGCATAAAGAGCCGCCCCAGGAGCTGGAGTCCTTGTCCTCAGACGAGGAGAACGAAGACGGTGACTTCACGGTTTACGAGTGCCCGGGCCTGGCCCCCGTGAGTCCCGCGGCGGGAGCCCtcggggcggggcggcgcggcgggggcggcggtggGGACCCGCGGGGTGGGGGCTGCCCCGTGCGCCCCATGCCCCGCCTGCCTTACCCGGGCCTCCACAGACCGGAGAGATGGAGGTCCGGAATCCGCTGTTCGACCACTCCTCGCTGTCCGCGCCCCTGCCACAGTGACCTGAGggctgcctctcccttctccaggACTGCACggcccgggggtggggaggggcagggcacagCGGTTCCCGTTAAAGAGACCTTGTTCTCGCAGTGGGTGTGCTTGTGGCTGGGCCAGGGCACcagaggggcgggggcgggaacCCCTTACGGAGGAGACTTAGCGCCCTTCTGCCGGGACCTTCTCTTGCACCTGTCCTGTTGAGTCCTTACCCCCAAATGAGGGGACAGGGAGACCCTGAGACCAGGCAAGGATGAGGAATCCTGGCAACGattaaaacacatttcaaacCCGTCATCTTGGTGTGCCGGAGACTGACCTCCATCCCACCGTTTAGGGCCACGGTGGGCGGACGCTCGAGTGGAGGCCTGGGGCTTCCTCCGGCCCTCCCAGAGATGGCGGGGGCGCCTCCGCAGTCCCGCTTCTGCTTGCAAAGGGGGTCTCACCGCCTGCTGGGGAAGAGAGGCTTTGTTTTTCTACCAACACAGTTTCCTCCTACTCTCTTTCTCCTGTAGGCCTCACCCCTACTGAAACTTCTGCCTCAAGTAGGGGAGGAGTGCGGtatgggcggggcggggggcgctggTCTAGAGTTGGTACCATGCCCTGAAAGGTCCCAATCCACGTGTGCTGAAAAGAGCAGGGGTGTGAGGGCGGCGGGCACCCAACCTCCGTGTCTGCGACTGGCCGTCTGGGCCGGAAGGTGGGGCAGAACAGGACACAGCCCTGAGCGTGGGCTTGTGATGGGAGCCACGAGGCCCTGGGGCCCCTGCAGCCCACGGGGGGCAGGGAGTTCCGAGGGGCACAGGCTCCTCACAGGCCGATAGGGCAGGGCGGGCCGGGCCaggagagaggggcagcaggGACCCGGAATGTCAGGAGGGGGTCGTGGCCCAccccagccacccacccaggAGCAAGGAGGTCTGTGGAAGGGCAGAGTGACCTTCAGAGTGGGGGCTGCCCTGTGCGACCGGGGGTACAGAGGCTGAGCGGGGAGAGGAGTTTGTGGGGCCCAGGGAGCAGCCGGCTCTCCTGCAGGCGAGTGCGGGGGTGGGGCCTGTCTGTCCCCCGTTGGTGGTGGGGGGACTGGATGCAGAAGCTCTTGGTGGTGTCTTGGGGAGGCGTCCTGAGAGGGAAAACAAGGTCCATTTGGGGCAGATGGTCCCTGAGGAGAGAcggtgggctgggctgggggagatgGGTTTGCCCCTGCTTGGAGCCAGTGGCTTATCCTGAGAGTACCAGGGCCCGTCCAGACTGGGAGGTCCCTCCCCTCCGCTCCGACTCCTGGGCTGTGGCCTTGCGCTggccctcagcggggagcctgctttcccttttgTGCCGGGGACGACAGGAGTGTTGGGGCGAGGACAGACGGGCAAGGATCACCTGTCCGCGGTCACTTAATCTGTGCCACAGGGAAGAGGACCACAGGGAAGATGGGGCATGGCAAGCCCCAGCTTCACTCCGGAAGGCCCAGGCCGTCCGGCTTGCGAACTGTCGGCCACATGCCCAGGCCGGGAGATTCCCCTTGATACTGGGGTCGGGCCCGGTGTCTTTCACACTTCCCGTGGGCCTGACCTGGGTGGAGAGCGGGCACCCCGCCATCTCTAGCTTCTCAGAGGTTCCCAACCTGtcccagggccccaggcaggAGGGCCCCCCTTTTGGAGCAGCTGCAGTGAGACAGGACGGGAATGTTTGGGcccaggaagggagggcaggggctggtcCCCTCCAGGCCGTGGGGTCTCCCTCAGCCAGCTTACCTGGCACAGGGTGCTTCGCCGCTCAGCagcccactgcccccacccccatgcttcCTCTGGCTTCCGTCGACCTCAGGCTAGCCCAGACAGAGCCAGGCTCTGCTTTTGTCTAAACTCCCACAACCACACTTTCTCCCTTAGGCCCCGGAGAGCAGTGGGCTGTCCTGAGGTGGGGCCTAGGGTCCAGGAAAGCCCTATCTCCACAGGGACTCTGGAGACCCCAATCCTGGGCAAGGGGCCCGTTACCTTTCTCCACACCACCTGTAGCCTCAGTGCCCCCTGCTGCCACTCCTGCGGCCGTCGCAAGGCCGTACCAAGAGTGACCTTCTTGGTGCGAAAGGCTGATCTAGTCTGCCCTCAGAGCTCGCCATGCTTCAGCCCCTTGGCCAAACTTAACTGGCGTGACACCCTGTCTGAGCATGGAGGAATAATTTCCACAGCCAGCACAGACCCTGAGATGACACTCCTCTGCTGGGAGATGCCCCCACACCTGTGAGACCCTGAGGGTCAGAGCACATTGGGCACAGAATGTGGGGTGCCGTGGCCCCTGAGCCATGCCCCTACGAGGCGGGAACCTCTCCATCTGGAGACTCCAGGACGTGACGCGCTTCTTCTGCAGGTCACACTCACTGTCCTGTCCGCCGGGGTAGCTGGCGGGGCTGGTTCCCAGGCCCCCTGCGACACCCCCACGCCAGGTGCGCCGCCCACCAGGGCACGTGTGGTGCAGAAAGAGCTGAGCCAAGCTCGGGTTTGGGACACAGAGATCCTGCAGCGGCTCCTGCATAAGGAGGGGCATGTGGCCCCCGGCCCCaggcaggaggggaaggaaggtgcGGGGCAGGCACCCATGCGCCCAGCGGCTCCCCAAAGAAGAGCCGCCTCCCCCGCCGCCCGCTGCAGCTGGCTCCCGCACAGCCCTCGTGCTACACCCCTGGCCTGGGAGCCCCTCTGTGCACCCACCTTCCGAAGGTGTTCCCCGAACCCTCGGTTCATCTTGTCCTCAACCGTCAAGTGTGCGGAGCTCAGGGGTAGAGCGTTTGACTGCAGAGCTCGGCCGCCAGGGGGCCGTCTGGGCACGTGGATGGCCTCCGCCTTGCTCAAGCTCAGCCTTGGGGCGGGCGGGTGCTCTCTCCCTGGGGCACCCCCAGGCTGGGGTAAAGCCAGGTCTGCCCCCCATGGCCCTCGGTGCTGTTGCCTGCAAGGGAGAGGCGGTCACAGGCCAGTGGCCTGGCCTCCTCCAGTTTGCGCTTTCTTCAGCGGGTGCCCCCCAGGAGGCTGGCCCCG
The DNA window shown above is from Mustela erminea isolate mMusErm1 chromosome 12, mMusErm1.Pri, whole genome shotgun sequence and carries:
- the ENTPD2 gene encoding ectonucleoside triphosphate diphosphohydrolase 2 isoform X2 translates to MAGKMLSLLPPLLLAAAGLAGLLLLCVPTRDVREPPALKYGIVLDAGSSHTSLFIYKWPADKENDTGIVGQHSSCDVHGGGISSYADNPSRAGQSLVECLDQALRQVPKERHGDTPLYLGATAGMRLLNMTSPEASASVLAAVTQTLTQYPFDFRGAHILSGQDEGVFGWVTANYLLENFIKYGWVGQWFRPRKGTLGAMDLGGASTQITFETASPAEDPANEVQLWLYGQPYRVYTHSFLCYGRDQVLLRLLASALQTHGFHPCWPRGYSTQVLPQDVYESPCVASQQPQAFNSSARVSLSGTSDPALCRSLVARLFNFSSCRFSRCSFNGIFQPPVAGKFIAFSAFFYTMDFMRTVMGLSAATVQQLEAAAVTVCKQTWREARAPGQQAHLPHYCAGAMFMQQLLSRGYGFHERTFGGVTFQKKAGDATVGWALGYMLNLTNMIPAEPPVLRKGTDFGAWVVLVLLSAVLLLAATVLLLRGACAAKASSAI
- the ENTPD2 gene encoding ectonucleoside triphosphate diphosphohydrolase 2 isoform X1, with the protein product MAGKMLSLLPPLLLAAAGLAGLLLLCVPTRDVREPPALKYGIVLDAGSSHTSLFIYKWPADKENDTGIVGQHSSCDVHGGGISSYADNPSRAGQSLVECLDQALRQVPKERHGDTPLYLGATAGMRLLNMTSPEASASVLAAVTQTLTQYPFDFRGAHILSGQDEGVFGWVTANYLLENFIKYGWVGQWFRPRKGTLGAMDLGGASTQITFETASPAEDPANEVQLWLYGQPYRVYTHSFLCYGRDQVLLRLLASALQTHGFHPCWPRGYSTQVLPQDVYESPCVASQQPQAFNSSARVSLSGTSDPALCRSLVARLFNFSSCRFSRCSFNGIFQPPVAGKFIAFSAFFYTMDFMRTVMGLSAATVQQLEAAAVTVCKQTWRELQARAPGQQAHLPHYCAGAMFMQQLLSRGYGFHERTFGGVTFQKKAGDATVGWALGYMLNLTNMIPAEPPVLRKGTDFGAWVVLVLLSAVLLLAATVLLLRGACAAKASSAI
- the NPDC1 gene encoding neural proliferation differentiation and control protein 1 is translated as MATPVPPPSPRHLRLLRLLLSGLVLGAALRGASAARPDAAACPGSLDCALRRRARCPPGAHVCGPCLQPFQEDPQGRCVPRTHRLVGESLPRPRLEDEIDFLAHELARQEPRHSMLTAQPQPEAGQRPLEPAATLGLSERRQGPDLGPPSTRGAPAPTPHTSLGSPVSSVPVHVAPLEPRGGRSDGLALVLVVACSVAGAAALALAALCWCRLQRDVRLTQKADYAAPQAPGSPAAPGISPGDQRLAQSAEMYHYQHQRQQMRCLERHKEPPQELESLSSDEENEDGDFTVYECPGLAPTGEMEVRNPLFDHSSLSAPLPQ